Proteins from a genomic interval of Chanodichthys erythropterus isolate Z2021 chromosome 8, ASM2448905v1, whole genome shotgun sequence:
- the LOC137025132 gene encoding gastrula zinc finger protein XlCGF8.2DB-like: protein MINVTLKATCEFILERSLIPANSVERALLKKDTLDPTRIHTGEKAFTCQQCGKSFAQKGHLKGRMKIDTGEKPFSCQQCGKSFSQKGNLKVHMRIRTGEKPFTCKLCGKSFTTEINLGYHMNIHTREKPFTCDQCGKSFKHKVTLNGHLRNHSRSVE, encoded by the exons ATGATAAATGTCACCTTAAAGGCCACATgcgaattcatactggagagaagccttatacctgccaacagtgtggaaagagctttGCTGAAAAAGGACACCTTAGATCCCacgagaattcacactggagagaaggcattcacctgccaacagtgtggaaagagtttcgcTCAAAAAGGACATCTTAAAGGCCGCATGAAAATtgacactggagagaagcctttcagctgccaacagtgtggaaagagtttcagccaaaaaggaaaccttaaag tccacatgagaattcgcactggagagaagcctttcacctgcaaactgtgtgggaagagcttcacAACAGAAATAAACCTTGGGTATCACATGAACATTCACACTCgagagaagccattcacatgtgatcagtgtggaaagagtttcaaacaTAAAGTAACCCTTAATGGCCACTTGAGAAATCACTCAAGAAGTGTGGAATAG